The following coding sequences lie in one Methanopyrus sp. SNP6 genomic window:
- a CDS encoding DUF555 domain-containing protein: MGEETVGDYHVVLEAAWIVYNVDDEDDAVNIAIAEAGKRLNRHGLDYVDIDVGFYECPECGNEIEGVWIVAGTALVRLILSMRVFNAESEEHAVRIAKYEIGQALEDVPLGVVEVTPL; encoded by the coding sequence TTGGGTGAGGAGACTGTCGGTGACTATCACGTCGTACTCGAGGCCGCATGGATCGTGTACAACGTCGACGACGAGGACGACGCCGTCAACATTGCCATCGCCGAAGCGGGCAAACGTTTGAACCGGCATGGTCTCGATTACGTGGACATCGACGTCGGGTTTTACGAGTGCCCTGAATGTGGTAATGAGATCGAAGGTGTGTGGATAGTGGCGGGTACAGCCCTCGTCCGACTGATTCTATCGATGCGAGTGTTCAACGCGGAAAGTGAAGAACACGCCGTTCGCATCGCTAAGTACGAGATCGGTCAAGCGTTGGAAGATGTACCCTTAGGTGTCGTCGAAGTTACTCCGCTATGA
- a CDS encoding Mur ligase family protein: MRELAENVEGKIRSGDPDNVITGWFSTLGRAREGDVVIRWWLDDKGAEIASERGVACLVTERPRGKLIERCDELGIPLILTEVDRANEYALRVAREKCAPDATAICVTGTNGKSTTNHLLHHILDTAGFDVYCNTDFRSEKNTLIDPVVAMELREEQPEDYLCVEVSEVQGLPTGRIMEDHAYRMAKALECELAVVTNVGIDHTNLVSSMDEMADAVYGVVRALREGGIAVLNRDDRYVRQMIKKGVETVWYGWNEGYSHIEEHEGEEWIVLDEKPLILVREFPLPVDHFLYNALAAVAAAGALGIDREDIAEGLRTYQPLKRRFERLCDDPLIYDDFCHNPDGVLATVRAMRRLNRSRVIIVFAIRGSRGVDINRQIARALAEGAKDLQDEGIRVHVIATSSEGLVNNANVVRPKERKAFLEELERSGIDYEHYDRLEDALERALDLADDDTVILLGGAQGMEPAREVLRDMGVI, from the coding sequence AACGTTAGGGAGAGCGAGAGAAGGAGACGTAGTGATCCGATGGTGGTTGGACGACAAAGGTGCCGAGATCGCGTCGGAGAGAGGCGTAGCGTGTCTGGTGACTGAACGTCCGCGCGGCAAGCTGATCGAGAGATGCGACGAGCTTGGAATTCCCTTGATCCTGACGGAGGTGGATCGGGCGAACGAGTACGCTCTACGCGTAGCCCGGGAGAAGTGCGCTCCCGACGCGACCGCGATCTGCGTGACGGGTACTAATGGTAAGTCGACCACGAATCACTTGCTTCACCACATTCTCGATACTGCCGGCTTCGATGTTTACTGCAACACGGACTTCCGTTCCGAGAAGAACACTCTCATAGACCCAGTGGTCGCGATGGAGTTGCGCGAGGAACAGCCTGAAGATTACCTGTGTGTGGAGGTATCCGAAGTACAAGGCCTACCTACGGGTCGAATAATGGAGGACCATGCCTACCGGATGGCGAAGGCCCTCGAATGCGAGCTGGCGGTCGTAACGAACGTCGGGATAGACCACACGAACCTGGTTTCCTCTATGGACGAGATGGCGGACGCCGTGTACGGTGTTGTGCGGGCCCTACGAGAGGGAGGTATCGCTGTGCTCAACCGTGATGATCGGTACGTACGGCAGATGATCAAGAAAGGTGTGGAGACGGTATGGTATGGATGGAACGAAGGGTATTCACACATTGAGGAACACGAAGGGGAAGAGTGGATAGTACTGGACGAGAAGCCCCTGATACTCGTACGGGAGTTCCCCCTACCGGTGGACCACTTCCTATACAACGCGTTGGCCGCCGTAGCCGCCGCGGGAGCTCTAGGAATAGATCGTGAAGATATTGCCGAAGGTCTGAGGACGTACCAGCCCCTGAAGCGGAGGTTCGAACGCCTGTGCGACGACCCGCTGATTTACGACGATTTCTGCCATAACCCCGACGGAGTACTCGCCACGGTTCGTGCCATGCGGCGGCTGAATCGCTCTAGGGTGATTATCGTATTCGCGATCCGCGGGTCGCGTGGCGTCGACATTAACCGTCAAATCGCCCGGGCGCTGGCCGAAGGTGCTAAGGATCTGCAGGACGAGGGAATCCGCGTCCACGTGATCGCGACCTCGTCAGAGGGTCTCGTGAACAATGCTAACGTAGTGCGTCCTAAGGAGCGGAAGGCGTTCCTGGAGGAACTGGAGCGTTCCGGCATCGACTATGAGCACTACGATCGGTTAGAAGACGCTTTGGAGCGTGCACTGGACCTAGCGGACGATGACACCGTGATTCTGCTGGGAGGAGCCCAAGGAATGGAACCTGCCCGAGAGGTCCTGCGCGATATGGGGGTGATCTAG
- the dph5 gene encoding diphthine synthase yields the protein MGELYLVGGGLSDVRDLTLRALEVLANVELVLVDTYTSVYDVSEGDLKRLLKEFGGDPEIRMCSRRDLEERFFDLCDGYDRVALLSPGDPMAATTHVALVVEAADHGWDVEIINGVSVFTAAPSKSGLEMYRFGRTATIPLKVRSVYPYDVLESNRRAGLHTLFLLEVAEDGEFVSVADAARYLLEIEREEGRGVLDPSDLAIAVVRLGFEDELVARGTLEELSDWEPNEPPQALILPASRLRETEHEYISRVLPHIRDVRGV from the coding sequence ATGGGTGAGCTGTACCTGGTCGGAGGTGGCCTCTCCGACGTTCGGGATCTCACGTTGCGAGCCCTTGAAGTGTTAGCTAACGTGGAATTGGTGCTGGTCGATACCTATACCAGCGTGTACGACGTAAGCGAAGGTGACCTGAAACGGTTGCTCAAAGAGTTCGGAGGTGATCCTGAAATACGTATGTGTTCGCGGCGGGACCTGGAGGAGCGCTTCTTCGATCTGTGTGATGGGTACGATCGCGTCGCCCTGCTCTCCCCGGGCGACCCGATGGCGGCTACCACTCACGTGGCGCTGGTGGTCGAAGCCGCCGACCATGGATGGGACGTTGAGATAATCAACGGTGTGTCGGTGTTCACCGCGGCGCCGTCCAAGTCGGGGCTGGAGATGTACCGGTTCGGACGTACCGCCACGATTCCGTTGAAAGTACGCTCCGTGTACCCCTACGATGTGCTCGAATCGAACCGGCGGGCCGGTTTACACACCCTATTCTTGCTGGAAGTTGCTGAAGATGGTGAGTTCGTCTCTGTCGCCGACGCCGCTCGTTACCTTTTGGAAATTGAAAGGGAAGAAGGTCGCGGAGTACTCGATCCCTCGGATCTCGCGATCGCCGTAGTAAGGCTCGGGTTCGAGGACGAGTTGGTGGCTCGGGGAACCCTCGAAGAACTCTCCGACTGGGAGCCCAATGAACCTCCGCAAGCTCTAATACTGCCCGCCTCCCGACTCCGTGAAACGGAACACGAATACATCAGTCGTGTCCTACCACACATTCGAGATGTGCGTGGGGTCTAG